A window of the Corallococcus soli genome harbors these coding sequences:
- a CDS encoding NTP transferase domain-containing protein has protein sequence MKAIILAAGLGTRMGPLAASRPKCLVELMGAPLLDHQLAVYEHFGVDVTVMAGAHPEQIQAGRDVRVVVNPAYTTGNMVATLRFSLPVVSRSEPVLVAYGDIVFSREVLGTMLAASRDIDVAIDTQWRRLWELRMEDPTTDCESLRLDGERIVEIGARVRSVEEVQGQYIGLLRFGPGVLHALYERFDLRVAKDPRYWNTSMTGFLQDLIAEGVAVHAVPIASGWLEADNAEDLRRYTEAHASGALAGLWSPTAVSR, from the coding sequence ATGAAGGCAATCATCCTGGCCGCGGGTCTGGGGACCCGCATGGGGCCGCTGGCGGCGAGCCGGCCGAAGTGTCTGGTGGAGCTGATGGGCGCGCCGCTGTTGGATCACCAGCTGGCGGTCTACGAGCACTTCGGCGTGGACGTCACGGTGATGGCGGGCGCGCATCCCGAGCAGATTCAAGCCGGGCGTGACGTGCGCGTCGTGGTGAACCCGGCCTACACCACGGGCAACATGGTCGCCACGCTGCGCTTCAGCCTGCCGGTGGTGTCCCGGAGCGAGCCGGTCCTCGTCGCCTACGGGGACATCGTCTTCTCGCGCGAGGTCCTGGGGACGATGCTGGCCGCGTCGCGCGACATCGACGTCGCCATCGACACGCAGTGGCGCCGTCTGTGGGAGCTGCGGATGGAGGACCCCACGACGGACTGCGAGTCATTGCGCCTGGACGGTGAGCGCATCGTGGAGATTGGCGCGCGGGTGCGCTCGGTGGAAGAGGTGCAGGGGCAGTACATCGGGTTGCTGCGATTCGGTCCCGGGGTCCTGCACGCGCTCTACGAGCGCTTCGACCTGCGCGTGGCGAAGGACCCCCGCTATTGGAACACGTCGATGACGGGCTTCCTCCAGGACCTCATCGCCGAGGGCGTGGCGGTGCACGCCGTGCCCATCGCGTCCGGCTGGCTGGAGGCGGACAACGCGGAGGACCTGCGCCGCTACACCGAGGCCCACGCCTCGGGAGCACTGGCGGGCCTCTGGTCCCCCACGGCGGTCTCCCGCTGA
- a CDS encoding gamma-glutamyl-gamma-aminobutyrate hydrolase family protein (Members of this family of hydrolases with an active site Cys residue belong to MEROPS family C26.) encodes MSERRVVLITQRRDHVPGRPEVRDALEDAWAACLWEAGWVPFPAVNVAAAAAIQFEALRPGLVILSGGNDAPGTGQDLVPARDETEAVLLSLAARTGTPVLGVCRGAQMLALAAGMRLVRVEGHVRVRHALTGPLARAWRGPAEVASFHHWGVEEDSLPAGWDVLARAEEGGVEAFASRERRSLGVLWHPERDPHHLPAVIEYLEAYAP; translated from the coding sequence ATGAGTGAGCGCCGCGTGGTCCTGATCACCCAGCGCCGCGACCACGTCCCGGGGCGTCCGGAGGTGAGGGATGCGCTCGAGGACGCCTGGGCCGCTTGTCTGTGGGAGGCGGGGTGGGTGCCGTTCCCCGCCGTGAACGTGGCGGCCGCGGCGGCCATCCAGTTCGAGGCCCTCCGTCCGGGGCTCGTCATCCTCAGCGGGGGCAACGACGCTCCGGGGACGGGTCAGGACTTGGTGCCCGCCCGGGACGAGACGGAGGCCGTCCTCCTGTCGCTCGCCGCCCGGACGGGGACGCCGGTGCTCGGCGTGTGCCGGGGTGCGCAGATGCTCGCGCTCGCCGCCGGGATGCGGCTCGTGCGCGTCGAGGGCCATGTGCGCGTACGCCACGCGCTGACGGGCCCGCTCGCCCGCGCGTGGCGGGGCCCGGCGGAGGTGGCGAGCTTCCATCACTGGGGCGTGGAGGAGGACTCGCTGCCCGCCGGATGGGACGTCCTCGCGCGCGCGGAGGAGGGTGGGGTGGAGGCCTTCGCGAGCAGGGAGCGGCGCTCGCTGGGAGTCCTCTGGCATCCCGAGCGCGACCCCCATCACCTTCCCGCGGTCATCGAGTACCTGGAGGCGTACGCACCATGA
- a CDS encoding PEP-utilizing enzyme — protein MIALDREAATLRLTSPVGSPPDFRIRCVGPAHASMRGWAERVLGTLARTYASAPLTLAFKGTVLLRPGALRVWLQAAPTVIATWRGECRFILGRTQAVREALEGWDLDAVADRLTQAGDVARFELAGEEVSSEPLAPVGRLVLGDKARTLDILSELHGPWRISPPHLVRGEDWARDRGDVLQRVRERFGAERVVVRSSCSAEDAWTESNAGRFLSVLDVDAGDAGALGGAISDVFDSYGAGAASEKVFLQSYVHPVSESGVLMARHPETLASYWVVASDVHSGRTDQITSGALEKPSSAYVEHGVPRGLLPDSLRRVVTVGRELVGLLGVEALDIEFALAGGDFHLFQVRPIAKGTSLPEGSDVRRAMLIAEACKAHHALLLPKGPVVGTGPVYSTMTDWNPAEMIGRRPLPLARTLYGSLITDRTWAEQRAGYGYRDLRGVPLLRDFAGHAYVDVRASLNSFIPAVTPSHVAEVMVSHQLARLAQSPELHDKVEFEIADTCASLGLRERLRRLYGSSVEAGELDALATALRDITLNGLRDLPAWLAQVERLRAHPFAPGFEGGLAPILARLRELGTLPFAHLARTAFVVTALLKSFVREGVLDASEQCEVLQRIRTVAGQLQADALRVRRGELGLEALVAEFGHLRPGTYDIRMPRYGADPERYFGPLISGGEELATHEAPLSPGLQARLGAGLRSAGLKLPPDVFLGHLGAAIAGREYGKHVFTRTLSGVLEHLADWGEPLGLGRDELAHLSLEQVETALALPPEEARRWCRDAVEEAREHAAAVNLIELPDILVRTSHLLFHVSSGEQPLFVTKACVRAPVLVADGLPDPERVRGNIVLLERADPGYDGLLALGVAGIVTAYGGANSHMAVRCTELQLPAAIGVGREQFRRLSGGRVMTLDCGGRRLVHE, from the coding sequence GTGATTGCCCTGGACCGCGAAGCCGCGACGCTTCGCCTCACCTCTCCGGTTGGAAGTCCTCCCGACTTCCGCATCCGCTGCGTAGGCCCCGCGCACGCCTCCATGCGGGGCTGGGCCGAGCGCGTCCTGGGCACCCTCGCCAGGACGTACGCCAGCGCCCCGCTGACGCTCGCCTTCAAGGGGACGGTGCTTCTTCGACCGGGCGCGCTGCGCGTGTGGCTCCAGGCGGCCCCCACCGTCATCGCGACCTGGCGGGGTGAGTGCCGCTTCATCCTCGGCAGGACCCAGGCGGTGCGCGAGGCGCTGGAGGGCTGGGACCTGGACGCGGTGGCGGACCGCCTCACGCAGGCCGGAGACGTGGCGCGCTTCGAGCTGGCCGGGGAGGAGGTCTCAAGCGAACCCCTGGCCCCCGTGGGCCGGCTCGTCCTGGGGGACAAGGCGCGCACGCTCGACATCCTCTCGGAGCTGCACGGGCCGTGGCGCATCTCCCCGCCGCACCTCGTGCGGGGCGAGGACTGGGCCCGGGACCGGGGCGACGTGCTCCAGCGCGTGCGCGAGCGCTTCGGGGCCGAGCGCGTCGTGGTCCGCTCCTCCTGCTCCGCGGAGGATGCGTGGACGGAGTCGAACGCCGGGCGCTTCCTCTCCGTGCTCGACGTGGACGCGGGCGACGCCGGGGCCCTTGGGGGAGCCATCTCGGACGTGTTCGATTCGTATGGCGCGGGGGCGGCGTCGGAGAAGGTCTTCCTCCAGTCCTACGTCCATCCCGTGAGCGAGAGCGGCGTGCTGATGGCGCGGCACCCGGAGACGCTGGCCTCCTACTGGGTGGTGGCGTCGGACGTGCACAGCGGGCGCACGGACCAGATCACCTCCGGAGCCCTGGAGAAGCCCTCCTCCGCGTACGTGGAGCACGGCGTGCCCAGGGGGCTGTTGCCGGACTCGCTCCGCCGCGTCGTCACCGTGGGCCGCGAGCTGGTGGGGCTCCTGGGGGTGGAGGCGCTGGACATCGAGTTCGCGCTGGCGGGCGGCGACTTCCACCTCTTCCAGGTGCGGCCCATCGCCAAGGGCACGTCGCTGCCGGAGGGGAGTGACGTCCGCCGGGCGATGCTGATCGCGGAGGCCTGCAAGGCTCACCATGCGCTCCTGCTGCCGAAGGGTCCCGTTGTCGGAACCGGGCCCGTCTACAGCACGATGACGGACTGGAACCCCGCGGAGATGATTGGCCGGCGCCCGCTTCCGCTCGCGCGGACGCTCTACGGCTCGCTCATCACCGACCGGACCTGGGCGGAGCAGCGCGCGGGTTACGGCTACCGCGACCTGCGGGGCGTGCCCCTGCTGCGCGACTTCGCGGGGCATGCCTACGTGGACGTCCGGGCCTCCCTCAACTCCTTCATCCCGGCCGTCACCCCGTCGCATGTGGCGGAGGTGATGGTCTCCCATCAGCTCGCCCGGCTGGCGCAGTCCCCGGAGCTGCACGACAAGGTGGAGTTCGAGATCGCCGACACCTGCGCGAGCCTCGGCCTGCGCGAGCGGCTCCGGCGGCTCTATGGGTCCTCCGTGGAGGCAGGGGAGCTGGACGCCCTGGCCACCGCGCTGCGGGACATCACGCTCAACGGGCTCCGGGACCTCCCCGCGTGGCTGGCGCAGGTGGAGCGGCTTCGCGCCCACCCGTTCGCGCCGGGCTTCGAGGGCGGCCTGGCGCCCATCCTCGCGCGCCTGCGGGAGCTGGGCACCCTGCCATTCGCGCACCTGGCGCGGACGGCGTTCGTGGTGACCGCGCTGCTCAAGAGCTTCGTTCGTGAGGGCGTGCTCGACGCCAGCGAACAGTGCGAGGTGCTCCAGCGGATCCGGACGGTGGCCGGGCAACTACAAGCGGACGCGCTCCGCGTGCGGCGGGGCGAGCTGGGCCTGGAGGCGCTCGTCGCGGAGTTCGGGCACCTGCGCCCGGGGACCTATGACATCCGCATGCCGCGCTACGGCGCGGATCCGGAGCGCTACTTCGGCCCGCTCATCTCCGGAGGGGAGGAGCTGGCCACGCACGAGGCGCCCCTGTCGCCAGGCCTCCAGGCGCGGCTGGGCGCGGGCCTTCGGAGCGCGGGCTTGAAGCTGCCCCCCGACGTGTTCCTCGGCCACCTCGGCGCGGCCATCGCGGGCCGCGAGTACGGCAAGCACGTCTTCACGAGGACGCTCAGCGGCGTGCTCGAACACCTGGCCGATTGGGGCGAGCCGCTGGGGCTTGGCCGGGATGAGCTCGCGCACCTGTCGCTGGAGCAGGTGGAGACCGCGCTGGCGCTCCCGCCGGAAGAGGCGCGGCGGTGGTGCCGCGACGCCGTGGAGGAGGCCCGCGAGCATGCCGCCGCCGTCAACCTCATCGAGCTGCCGGACATCCTGGTGCGCACGTCGCACCTGCTCTTCCACGTGAGCAGCGGGGAGCAACCCTTGTTCGTCACCAAGGCTTGCGTCCGGGCGCCGGTGCTGGTCGCGGACGGGCTGCCGGATCCGGAGCGTGTGCGCGGCAACATCGTGCTGCTGGAGCGTGCGGACCCCGGCTACGACGGCCTGCTCGCGCTGGGCGTCGCCGGCATCGTCACGGCGTATGGGGGCGCGAACTCGCACATGGCCGTGCGCTGCACCGAGTTGCAGCTGCCGGCCGCCATCGGCGTGGGCCGGGAGCAGTTCCGGCGGCTGTCGGGCGGGCGGGTGATGACGCTGGACTGCGGGGGGCGCAGGCTCGTCCATGAGTGA
- a CDS encoding nucleoside-diphosphate kinase, producing MRNAASVSDLVETYCSRPGTEEFVFTFFDPYAIGLGLAEEALAFLAREGFHAVDRRFVQYTQSSIEAVYSPNRPIALDKTWAVPSEVYLLESSCALLLRTPGRSASAEFKALKGSADPRKRSPHHLRSRLQAPTRALSLMHSSDDPRATLEEAATAFDPRELRRLLESEGQPTRRATSTVQQLPGAVVGRMWRPSPGEFLVHLRLRLAEEVELVAPFPDALTAPWREAADQLAALRSEPAASREVYLRVVAREAALMEDAVQAGLAHPRRPGMFDYRVEPALVASVLELLHHPALYRETDLTRIIGPLGALVRNAYERVLLRSALQEFE from the coding sequence ATGAGAAACGCCGCCAGTGTGTCCGACCTCGTGGAGACCTACTGCTCGCGTCCGGGGACCGAGGAGTTCGTCTTCACGTTCTTCGACCCGTACGCCATCGGGTTGGGGCTCGCCGAGGAGGCGCTCGCGTTCCTTGCGCGCGAGGGCTTCCACGCAGTGGACCGCCGCTTCGTCCAGTACACGCAGAGCAGCATCGAAGCGGTGTACAGCCCCAACCGCCCCATCGCGCTCGACAAGACGTGGGCCGTCCCGAGCGAGGTGTACCTGCTGGAGTCGTCCTGCGCGCTGCTGCTTCGCACGCCGGGCCGGTCGGCCAGCGCGGAGTTCAAGGCGCTCAAGGGGTCCGCGGATCCGCGCAAGCGCTCACCGCACCACCTGCGCAGCCGGCTTCAGGCGCCGACGCGCGCGCTGAGCCTCATGCACTCCTCGGACGACCCGCGCGCGACCCTGGAGGAGGCCGCCACGGCCTTCGACCCCCGGGAGCTGCGCAGGCTCCTGGAGTCGGAAGGGCAGCCCACCCGGCGCGCCACCTCGACCGTCCAGCAGCTGCCGGGCGCCGTCGTCGGCCGGATGTGGCGGCCTTCGCCCGGGGAGTTCCTGGTCCACCTCCGCTTGCGCCTCGCCGAGGAGGTGGAGCTCGTCGCTCCCTTCCCGGACGCCCTGACCGCGCCGTGGCGCGAGGCCGCGGACCAGCTCGCGGCGCTTCGCTCCGAACCCGCGGCGTCCCGCGAGGTGTACCTGCGCGTCGTGGCCCGCGAGGCGGCGTTGATGGAGGACGCGGTCCAGGCGGGGCTCGCGCACCCGCGCCGGCCCGGGATGTTCGACTACCGCGTGGAGCCGGCGCTCGTCGCCTCGGTGCTGGAGCTGCTCCACCACCCCGCGCTGTACCGCGAGACGGACCTGACGCGAATCATCGGCCCGCTGGGCGCGCTGGTCCGCAATGCCTATGAGCGCGTGCTCCTGCGCAGCGCGCTCCAGGAGTTCGAATGA
- a CDS encoding alpha-amylase family glycosyl hydrolase, whose translation MSSSVTTAIPGRALARARLGDALRLLHGAERAEALVREIEAAAEGARAHGLSGRAAGKARPVVIAVYPDHVLDGEEAPLAALRRFLHDEVGGVGPALLHVLPPYVSDGDDGFAVVDHQAVHPRLGGWEDLERLSEVGGGLMLDLVMNHVSTSHPGFRDVLRGAGRPEDFHLFREPRALEWGTRVRTSSLLQRFETGARPVWAWCTYGRSQVDLNHGSPDVFLSMARTLLRLMAAGARVVRLDAIPHVWKRVPGGPHQPEAKVLVRALRAVADLVDPSVRLLAETDHRPGERCYLGAELAQHDNHLAVPLLVFAAALVGEGRPLVDWVNASASDAHRCDGYAFLQTHDGVHLRPMDPPLDAPTLGRVLARLECADVRMSHADVGGEPRPYELNSSLHRIFSTEAGLDVERYLAAHALLFALPATPCLYFPTLFGLPDAEGVEPTNPRAANRHRYPYGTLRALMRQPVHARILKSLLGLIHLRDQTPALREDSGCEARLPAPHVLHLVRGHGRQSLHVLVNFGVEPVSVPAPLREWRDLLGGRQGQGDVRLAPAEALWLVEPVSGDPT comes from the coding sequence ATGAGCTCCTCCGTGACCACGGCCATCCCGGGCCGCGCCCTTGCGAGGGCGCGGCTGGGGGACGCGCTGCGCCTGCTCCACGGAGCGGAGCGCGCGGAAGCGCTCGTCCGGGAGATCGAGGCGGCGGCGGAAGGGGCGCGCGCGCACGGCCTGTCCGGGCGTGCGGCGGGGAAAGCCCGGCCCGTGGTCATCGCCGTGTACCCGGACCATGTGCTCGACGGGGAGGAGGCGCCGCTCGCGGCGCTGCGGCGCTTCCTCCACGACGAGGTGGGCGGCGTGGGGCCGGCCCTGCTGCACGTGCTCCCTCCCTATGTGTCGGACGGGGATGACGGCTTCGCGGTGGTGGACCACCAGGCCGTGCATCCACGCCTGGGTGGGTGGGAGGACCTGGAGCGGCTGTCGGAGGTGGGCGGCGGGCTGATGCTCGACCTGGTGATGAACCACGTGTCCACCTCGCATCCGGGGTTCCGGGACGTGCTGCGCGGGGCGGGGCGGCCGGAGGACTTCCACCTCTTCCGCGAACCACGGGCCCTCGAGTGGGGCACGCGGGTGCGGACCTCCTCCCTCCTCCAGCGCTTCGAGACGGGAGCCCGCCCGGTGTGGGCGTGGTGCACCTACGGACGCTCCCAGGTGGACTTGAACCACGGCTCTCCGGACGTCTTCCTGTCCATGGCGCGGACGCTGCTGCGCCTGATGGCGGCGGGCGCGCGGGTCGTGCGCCTGGATGCCATCCCCCATGTGTGGAAGCGCGTGCCCGGCGGGCCGCACCAGCCCGAGGCGAAGGTGCTGGTGCGAGCGCTGCGCGCCGTGGCGGACCTGGTGGACCCCTCGGTGCGCCTGCTCGCGGAGACCGACCATCGTCCCGGGGAGCGGTGCTACCTGGGCGCGGAGCTGGCGCAGCACGACAACCACCTCGCGGTGCCGCTGCTCGTCTTCGCGGCGGCCCTCGTGGGCGAGGGCAGGCCCCTGGTGGACTGGGTGAACGCCTCCGCGTCGGATGCGCACCGCTGTGACGGCTACGCCTTCCTCCAGACGCACGACGGCGTGCACCTGCGTCCCATGGATCCACCGCTCGACGCACCCACGCTCGGGCGGGTGCTCGCGAGGCTGGAGTGCGCCGACGTGCGGATGTCCCACGCGGACGTGGGAGGCGAGCCCCGGCCGTACGAGCTCAACAGCTCCCTGCACCGCATCTTCTCCACCGAGGCGGGGCTCGACGTCGAGCGCTACCTGGCCGCGCACGCGCTGCTCTTCGCGCTCCCCGCCACGCCCTGCCTCTACTTCCCCACGCTCTTCGGACTGCCGGACGCGGAGGGCGTCGAGCCCACGAACCCCCGCGCCGCGAACCGGCACCGCTACCCGTATGGAACCCTCCGTGCGCTGATGAGGCAGCCGGTGCACGCGCGCATCCTGAAGTCCCTCCTGGGCCTCATCCACCTGCGCGACCAGACGCCCGCGCTGCGGGAGGACTCAGGCTGCGAGGCGCGGCTGCCAGCCCCGCACGTCCTCCACCTGGTGCGAGGCCATGGCCGTCAGTCCCTGCACGTGCTGGTGAACTTCGGTGTGGAGCCCGTGTCCGTCCCTGCTCCGCTGCGGGAGTGGAGGGACCTGCTGGGAGGGCGCCAGGGCCAGGGGGACGTGCGGCTCGCGCCGGCCGAGGCGCTGTGGCTCGTGGAACCCGTGAGTGGAGACCCCACATGA
- a CDS encoding nucleotidyltransferase domain-containing protein codes for MKRIHQLSSGQPLTAETLRAHGVDVERILSELVSDPASCGVLLTGSLAAGNGTPSSDVDLMVLVPHRTSLISSQEGVRFKNSRFSEALQYCDGIEVNVELAERGRVAEIMTWMTAIAPALYKPSELKFIPIIDGPELRFLHRLRTGLSLLNPDLVASWRDEFLVELLPTYLTVRHFMEVHEYLEDAISHRAVSEESSRHVARIAVEEALVSILATQGVTSAARKWLLIESRKVMATSGEVDRALLAEGLSIHADCAVGPLVECLKRIEALHQRMAARMSAEPELARAVEFLQGRIDYVLEHQG; via the coding sequence ATGAAGCGCATTCATCAGCTCTCCAGTGGTCAACCGCTCACCGCGGAGACGCTCCGCGCCCACGGCGTGGACGTTGAACGCATCCTGTCGGAGCTCGTCAGCGACCCCGCCTCGTGCGGCGTCTTGCTGACGGGTTCGCTCGCGGCCGGCAACGGCACGCCCAGCTCGGACGTGGACCTGATGGTGCTGGTGCCGCACCGCACGTCGCTCATCTCAAGCCAGGAGGGGGTGCGCTTCAAGAACAGCCGCTTCAGCGAGGCGCTCCAGTACTGCGACGGCATCGAGGTCAACGTCGAGCTGGCCGAGCGGGGCCGCGTCGCGGAGATCATGACGTGGATGACCGCCATCGCGCCGGCGCTCTACAAGCCGTCCGAGCTGAAGTTCATCCCCATCATCGACGGCCCGGAACTGCGCTTCCTGCACCGGCTGCGCACCGGCCTGTCGCTGCTGAATCCGGACCTCGTCGCGAGCTGGCGGGACGAGTTCCTCGTCGAGCTGCTGCCCACCTACCTCACCGTGCGGCACTTCATGGAGGTGCACGAGTACCTGGAGGACGCCATCAGCCACCGCGCCGTCAGCGAGGAGTCCAGCCGGCACGTGGCGCGCATCGCCGTGGAGGAGGCGCTCGTCTCCATCCTCGCGACGCAGGGGGTGACCAGCGCGGCGCGCAAGTGGCTGCTCATCGAGTCGCGCAAGGTGATGGCCACCTCGGGCGAGGTGGACCGGGCCCTGCTGGCGGAGGGGCTCTCCATCCACGCGGACTGCGCGGTGGGGCCGCTGGTGGAGTGCCTCAAGCGCATCGAGGCGCTCCACCAGCGCATGGCCGCGCGCATGTCGGCGGAGCCGGAGCTGGCGCGCGCGGTGGAGTTCCTCCAGGGCCGCATCGACTACGTCCTCGAGCACCAGGGATGA
- a CDS encoding aminotransferase class I/II-fold pyridoxal phosphate-dependent enzyme codes for MTRPEQDTAGRPRAPVIQRLLGDPRVAQARLGKRIGRLPYFTRVESATGPITRMEGRDILNFGSNNYLGLANDARVIAAAQEATARWGAGVTGSRLLNGNLALHEELEEALRRFYGRTGAMVFSTGYGANLGLMSALLGRNDRAWVDEEMHASVLDGVWLARANMKRFGHNDPEHLLAQATEDNTPGLCVVEGVYSMRGDRAPLRRFLEVCRATKLALVVDEAHGLGTVGERGLGTVEEEGIVQDADFITITFSKSLGSCGGAIIGDKAQVEALRVLTRPFLFTAANTPASVAAALEALRILQTDPELVRQLKERVRSLREALVARGLRPIPSDGPIVSVEVGADFDTLQAWRLLWNRGIYANPVIHPAVPAGHGLLRLSVMRTHEEQTVRTVADACADVFSDLQLSQEGRGKVAS; via the coding sequence ATGACACGACCTGAACAAGACACGGCGGGCCGCCCACGGGCGCCCGTCATCCAGAGGCTGCTCGGGGACCCGCGCGTGGCGCAGGCCCGCCTGGGCAAGCGCATTGGTCGCCTCCCGTACTTCACGCGGGTGGAGTCGGCCACCGGCCCCATCACCCGCATGGAGGGCCGGGACATCCTCAACTTCGGCTCCAACAACTACCTGGGGCTCGCGAACGACGCCCGCGTCATCGCCGCCGCGCAGGAGGCCACGGCCCGCTGGGGCGCGGGCGTGACGGGCTCGCGGCTGCTCAATGGCAACCTGGCGCTCCACGAGGAGCTGGAGGAGGCCCTGCGGCGCTTCTACGGCCGCACCGGCGCCATGGTGTTCTCCACCGGCTACGGCGCCAACCTGGGCCTGATGAGCGCGCTGCTCGGCCGCAACGACCGCGCCTGGGTGGACGAGGAGATGCACGCCTCCGTCCTGGACGGCGTGTGGCTGGCGCGCGCCAACATGAAGCGCTTCGGTCACAACGACCCGGAGCACCTGCTGGCCCAGGCGACGGAGGACAACACCCCCGGCCTCTGCGTCGTGGAGGGCGTCTACTCCATGCGGGGGGACCGGGCGCCGCTGCGCAGGTTCCTGGAGGTGTGCCGCGCCACGAAGCTGGCGCTGGTCGTGGATGAAGCGCACGGCCTGGGGACGGTGGGGGAGCGGGGCCTGGGCACCGTGGAGGAGGAGGGCATCGTCCAGGACGCGGACTTCATCACCATCACCTTCTCCAAGAGCCTGGGCTCCTGCGGCGGCGCCATCATCGGGGACAAGGCGCAGGTTGAAGCGCTGCGCGTCCTCACGCGCCCCTTCCTCTTCACCGCCGCCAACACGCCGGCCTCCGTGGCCGCGGCGCTCGAAGCCCTGCGCATCTTGCAGACGGATCCGGAGCTGGTGCGCCAGTTGAAGGAGCGGGTGCGCTCGCTGCGCGAGGCCCTGGTGGCGCGCGGGCTGCGGCCCATCCCGTCGGACGGTCCCATCGTCAGCGTGGAGGTGGGCGCGGACTTCGACACGCTCCAGGCGTGGCGGCTGCTGTGGAACCGGGGCATCTACGCCAACCCGGTCATCCACCCGGCCGTCCCGGCCGGCCACGGCCTGCTGCGCCTGAGCGTGATGCGGACGCATGAGGAGCAGACTGTGCGCACCGTCGCGGACGCGTGCGCGGACGTTTTCTCGGACTTGCAGCTGTCCCAAGAGGGACGGGGGAAGGTGGCATCATGA
- a CDS encoding ABC transporter permease, producing the protein MSHDIASSSPSAPSGVAGFVNVVGCYARTEWRVLARERTAMVFIFILPAVLSAILGPGVSGLDAAPGAMGRATIGFAVMFSYMVVTYSGHAFYRDFWYHTHGRQALIRPPRLAFAMGKVLPACAMSFVQLLLFTGFAAVFLGLPLHGNVLQVALTGAALVASGSALGFLLFALTRSTATLSNLSYLVLVTFSAVGGAIVVTEALPGWSRTLGYATPHHWALRALNESTFGEGRWSVVLQSTAVILTFTAVCATAAILAFDFRDTKHDTT; encoded by the coding sequence ATGAGTCACGACATCGCTTCCAGCAGTCCTTCCGCCCCCAGCGGGGTGGCGGGCTTCGTCAACGTGGTGGGGTGCTACGCGCGGACCGAGTGGCGCGTGCTCGCGCGTGAGCGCACGGCCATGGTGTTCATCTTCATCCTGCCCGCGGTGCTCTCCGCCATCCTCGGCCCGGGTGTCTCGGGGCTCGACGCGGCACCGGGCGCCATGGGCCGGGCCACCATCGGCTTCGCGGTGATGTTCAGCTACATGGTGGTGACGTACTCGGGTCACGCGTTCTACCGGGACTTCTGGTACCACACCCACGGCAGGCAGGCGTTGATCCGCCCACCGAGGCTCGCGTTCGCCATGGGCAAGGTGCTGCCCGCGTGCGCGATGTCGTTCGTGCAGCTGCTGCTCTTCACGGGCTTCGCGGCGGTGTTCCTGGGGCTGCCGCTGCACGGCAACGTCCTCCAGGTGGCGCTCACGGGCGCGGCGCTGGTGGCCAGCGGTTCGGCGCTGGGCTTCCTCCTCTTCGCGCTCACCCGCAGCACCGCCACGCTCTCCAACCTCTCCTACCTCGTGCTGGTGACGTTCAGCGCGGTGGGCGGAGCCATCGTCGTCACCGAAGCCCTGCCGGGATGGTCGCGCACGCTCGGCTACGCCACGCCGCACCACTGGGCTTTGCGCGCGCTCAACGAGTCCACCTTCGGCGAGGGCCGCTGGAGCGTCGTACTCCAGAGCACCGCCGTCATCCTCACCTTCACTGCCGTCTGCGCGACCGCCGCGATCCTGGCGTTCGACTTCCGGGACACCAAACATGACACGACCTGA